The genomic segment gaatttctttggatcgggGCATTTTGATGCATATTTTGAGATATTTTGGGTGACTTCGTTTTTCCAAACCGGTTCTATTTTGGAGATTTCGTGATTGAACAgctctggaggtaatcagacttgtgatcagtgaaaatgaacacaaaatgtgattaagcacagttaattaattatttaacaaggaggtaattactttttcacacagggccaggtaacttgtttcttttccttaataaataaaatcaccatttaacacagaattttatgtttacttgctTTAtcttttgtctgatatttacatttgtttgatgatctttaacattaaagtgggaaaaaactatgcaaaaatataataatttgagaaggtggccaatactttttcactgcactgtatacaataaaaaaaaccaaaaaaaaaactatcgcCTAAAAACGAGATCTAGTGGGGGAACACTACTGTAGGTCTCTTGGTACGCGGCCAACGTACTGTAAGTGATTGGTGTCACACTGTTCTTCTATTCTTCTACAAGATGTGTTTCCATTTGTATTGAATGtttgaacttgtttttttcaGCTAACCTCTTCCTACCAAAGTCTCCATGCTACTCTGATTCCTACTGCCTCCCATTGGACAAGACACTTCGACCTCATGAAGGAGACCAGGTGGTGCCTCATTGTTCTTCCCACAGATGGACAGTGTTTTGGGGTCCGCAGAGGGAAGCCAAACCTTTGCCGCCATTACCTGACCCTGAGGAGCTCATGACGGACGAGGCAGCGGATAATGAAGTGGAGTTCTTCACCAGCGAGCGACAGCCTCTCTTGCCCAAAAGCTGCCCTAAGATGGTGTGCGGGAACCGAGGTCAAGTAAATCCCACCTATCAACGGGCGTCGTCGCAGTCCGGGAATGTCCCCTTGGCGTTTTCCTGGCCTGGCAGAGATGACAAATTAACAGGCAGAGGGGGTGACCTTGGAGCCAATGACTGTCTTCCTGTTCCTCTGGCAGAGAACCACCAGGATTCGTCGTGTAGTAGACATCCAGACTATAAACTCAACTGGTTCTCCTCTACCATCCCCTCAGAGAAACCCCAAATTCCTCCTCGTATCCCGATCCCGCCGAAACCCCCCCTCAAGACTGCGGGTGGTGAGGAGAAGCCGCCCAAAATCCCTCCGAGAGTTCCTCTAGTACCCCCCTGCCCACCACGTTCCCCGAGCCCTAAAAGCCTCCCGATTTACATCAACGGCGTGATGCCGGCCACCCAGAGTTTTGCTGCTAACCCGGAATATGTGAGCAAGTCACAGCTGAGCGAGAGGGCGCCCCCTGCAGCTCTGTTTCCTCCCTGCATCGTTCCTATTTTAAAGGACGGCAGACAGGCCAGCGCCACGCACTACATCCTCCTTCCGCCACGCCAAAAGACATTCACGGACAGACGAGGGCGACTCTTGAGTGAACCCGCCAGGATAGGAAATGAATGGCAGAACCgttaaaacaaatgacaattgGGCTGATTTACTTAAGGTTAGCGTGTGCAAACTTGATGTGGAAGGTAATCTGCTAACCTGACGCAGCCAGGATTGCATCTGCCAAATGAGTAAAATAGTCGTGCAATTTGGGTAGAAATGCACAAAACActgagtatatgcaaatagattaATTTAACACACAATGTGATGTATCAAATGTGAGAAATGCAGTGGCTGATTTTGCATCGTTAAATACCACGTCTGGAAGGCAGGTGTAAACTGGTTTTGTGGTGAGGGGGCGGCATAAGCAAAATGAGAGACAATTGGGAGAACAGATCTTTTCCGCTCATGTTAGCATTTtctaaatgccagaaacaaaaaggaGCAAAACCATAGTCTATTCAGTAATGCAATTTTGGAGTTTTTGAATGATTTAACGGGTGACTTGGAGCGAGTCTCATGTTGGAGTTATGCCATATCACCGATGGCAAAATTCCTTTCAGCTGCGCATTTCTGTGTCTCTCGGTCATTTCTGCGCACTATAGCAATTGGTGCTGGCTTCTCCAAGAGCAGTTTTCTGGTTCTGTCCCAATTTTAAATGTTATCTCATTTAGGATGGGTAAATCCAATTCCCATGCAAAACATGGCTTCGCTGCGGTTGCTAGCTTCCCAATGTTATCGGAATGATAGATCTCAGACAATGAGTTTATATAACGCAGTCATAACCACACACAGAAGGTGCAAGCACTCTGATTCAAAAGAGGTTGTCACAAACATTGTGGTGAAATTTCCTAGGTtagtttgcctcttccactgacacttccaattccatcacttcaaactccCAAACTTTTGATAAAAACCTTCAGAGCTACCTGTAGCGCAAAACTCTCATTTAAAGTGGgtggtctccaccacttttacgTTCCCAACTTCTTCGTGGATTATGCGCAACATGCCCCCCAACAGTGCGCAGAATTGTTTTTACCACTGTTTGTGAGCCTAGTAGATTAGGCCCTGTCTTAAAATGAAGTAGTTACTCACATCATCCCTTTAGGTTTGAACCTTCTTGCTGTACCGTAATGTTGGGGGGATAGTGTTGATGCCAGTAACAGCGCGGCACTGTGGAACCCTCCAAATAGCTAGCCCTGACCTCCATTCTTGCCACTGAAACTTTCTAGATGGATGTTGACGAATCAACAGACTGACTTCACCCTTTaggtcagtgattcccaacctttattgagacaaggcagatattttacatttgtaaaacctcacggcacaccaacaaacaaaaatgtcaccaaaagtggATACGCAAGTCAATTATACACTTTGTGCCATCTCAtaaaagagcatttatttgttctgtctgtctttataaGCCGCTGgcgtagatagatgaacaaagagacattcttttttgtaaataaagaatattctgaccaattaagtgaaacttGATAATTTCCCGCGGCACGCTAGAAGAGCTCTCACGACTCACTGTgccacagcacactggttgggaatcactgcttagGTAATGTACCCACTATTATTAATACAATGCCTAAAGGGAATGGTGTGGTATTATACCCTGACATTTGGTCATACATTGTTCCGCTTTTCGGGGCCTCCCGTGACTGGCAAATATGTAGAGGTTTACCATTGacaatagatgccacaagatggtggcaaagcattacttttctattagacagggctttggtctGACTAAGCTcgcctcacttcaacatagttccttggcaccaagatgccacaagatagtgcCAAAACATGCCttaaacgtttttattttctcagAAAATATTACCAGATCATTTTGAATCAagaatatttatttcacatttttcaaatggatttgAAGCGCACACAGACAGTGGGATATTTCCTAAAACAAGAATGGTTGACTGATGTGACAAGATCAAGCAAACAAGCTACATTCGCACGCCTTATTTTTCAAGAGttggatgtattttttcagAATATTTGTTAACACGGCACTGTGAGTTTGTTGTTTCTAACATTTTGCCAGTGAGTATTACACCACAGTATTTGCTCCGGGACAACCTGGAAATCCTCTTAACATTCCAGTATTCTCTCTCGAGTTGTAGGATTTAGTTGCCATGTGGTTCCCGACGAACTTGCTTCGGGGACAATATTTTATTCCAGTAGTCTGTAATATTCCAATGACAAAACATGCTGCAACCCAAGCAGAGcaaatactaaaatatatataataaacttGGTTGTGagcaaataattattgtatAAACAAGCTGGGCTTGTGTCAGACTTATCATTCCATATTATTTCTTCAAGATGCTGCTTTGAatcaaaaatgtgatttaaaaaaaaatatatatagaatcATTATTACTGACAGTTGATTGAACAATTAACACTACAGAACACACAGCCCAAACAAACTAAACCACATAGTGTCTTATCTTTAAAAATGGTTCCATTATGTCTATATGGTATCTTAATTTGAAGTTTAACCCTGGTGATTGTAAATTagtgaaatgtttatttccaaCATTGAGTGATTTGTTCTCATTAGGCTACGTGACTTGAAGTTGTCCTAACAAAAATCAGATGACTGAAAAAGTAATCTTCAATGCTGTAAACTTTATTGTTATTCTTTTCTCAACAAAATGTCAAGTGAAAATAATGGGCATGTGTAATTGCATTTTAGAATCTGcaaaacacagtacagtaccTACGGTATGTGTGTTCATGTCTGCATATGTATTGGACATGTTACGTTTGTGTTTACAACCTCTGTTACACTGAGTTTCACATTCTCTTGAAGGTTACGGTATGTGTCCACCTCAGCCACAGTGAACACTGGATGTCATGAGgttgtaattgtaaaaaaaaaagttatctatTTATAAATAACTTATTAAAActgtgtatttcttttctttttcatccaACTAACATTGCAGTGGCACTCtaacttatgagtttaattctttatctatttatttttatatcaaaAAGCCATTACTCAGTTCCAGCCCCCAATATTGTTTGTCCTGAAAATAGCCGTAAGTGCATCGGCAACAGTCTCTTCTTGCCAGCATGCTGCTTGTTTTTGCACTCTACGCTGCGTCTCCGCCTAAGTCAAAGTAGAATgtagttgacaaaaaaaaataatttaaaaaaacaaaacaaaaaaaacatacccgTGTCCCCCTCAAAAATGGGACTGATAATCTCAAACTGTTACAATGGAGACAATTTTAATGACAGTCATGTGGCTGCTTTAGGTGATTAGTGGGGTTTGTCATCCACGCACACTTATTTGCAGCAAATTAGTAAATTCAAGTACTAGCTAGAGTTCATCCAAACATGGCACAATTACAATTACTCCAGGATGAACTCTTTACCTGcaaataatatttataaaaaataaaataaaaaaaacaacacataaaaCCATTCATCTTTGACAACTCTGCTGCCCTCCCCTCCCTCACTCCTGCAGTTCCTTACGGGCCTCTCTGCCCGTCATCTTACTGGGCTGAGGTCCAACGTGCAGCATCGGGCTGTCTAAAGACGAGGGACGCAGCTGGCGACCGCTTTACCGCCAGGCCCGGTTGAGCAGCTTGACTTCAGCTAGACGCTTGCTGATCATGGTGGCAAAGAAGAGCGCGAAGAGCACACTGCTGATCAGCATGTAGTCGTAGTCGTCCTTCAGCACATCAAATTGTTTGGAGGGATAGACGCGGGTCTGGTAGATGTCGAGACCGTATGCCACCacctgtt from the Phycodurus eques isolate BA_2022a chromosome 1, UOR_Pequ_1.1, whole genome shotgun sequence genome contains:
- the LOC133405452 gene encoding ERBB receptor feedback inhibitor 1 — its product is MSENNYWGQHDFGRVCLDLPSGDVQHSLTELWPLQQMDKECNSNLFLPKSPCYSDSYCLPLDKTLRPHEGDQVVPHCSSHRWTVFWGPQREAKPLPPLPDPEELMTDEAADNEVEFFTSERQPLLPKSCPKMVCGNRGQVNPTYQRASSQSGNVPLAFSWPGRDDKLTGRGGDLGANDCLPVPLAENHQDSSCSRHPDYKLNWFSSTIPSEKPQIPPRIPIPPKPPLKTAGGEEKPPKIPPRVPLVPPCPPRSPSPKSLPIYINGVMPATQSFAANPEYVSKSQLSERAPPAALFPPCIVPILKDGRQASATHYILLPPRQKTFTDRRGRLLSEPARIGNEWQNR